Proteins encoded by one window of Vigna radiata var. radiata cultivar VC1973A chromosome 5, Vradiata_ver6, whole genome shotgun sequence:
- the LOC106759850 gene encoding cold-responsive protein kinase 1 has translation MTCFPLFFSKSSSSARKDPEIDEGIHNVKLYSYKELRNATDDFSQANKIGEGGFGSVYKGRLKDGKVAAIKVLAAESRQGVKEFLTEINVISEIEHENLVKLYGCSVDKNSRILVYNYLENNSLSQTLLGGNHNKMYFDWRTRCKISIGIARGLAYLHEEVRPHIVHRDIKASNILLDKDLTPKISDFGLAKLIPANMTHVSTRVAGTIGYLAPEYAIGGKLTRKADVYSFGVLLVEIVSGRCNTNTRLPLEEQFLLERTWELYERKELVGLVDTSLDGEFDAEQACKFMKIGLLCTQESPKLRPSMSSVVKMLTGKIDVDDSKITKPALISDFMDLKVRRNEESSSYVKNSSTYNTYSSSDNHDTTMSSATTTTFAAVYDESM, from the exons ATgacttgttttcctttatttttcagTAAGTCATCTTCTTCAGCAAGAAAAGATCCAGAAATTGATGAAG GCATTCATAATGTTAAACTCTACTCCTACAAAGAATTAAGAAATGCCACTGATGACTTCAGTCAAGCCAATAAAATCGGAGAGGGTGGTTTTGGTTCTGTCTACAAG GGACGACTTAAAGATGGAAAAGTTGCTGCAATAAAAGTTCTTGCAGCAGAATCAAGACAAGGAGTGAAGGAGTTCTTGACAGAGATTAATGTAATCTCAGAGATAGAGCATGAAAATTTGGTCAAGTTATATGGTTGCAGTGTTGACAAAAATAGCAGAATATTAGTCTACAATTACCTGGAGAATAATAGCCTGTCACAAACTCTTCTCG gtGGAAATCACAATaaaatgtactttgattggCGAACAAGATGTAAAATAAGTATTGGTATTGCTCGTGGACTGGCCTATCTTCATGAAGAAGTAAGGCCTCATATTGTTCACAGGGATATAAAAGCAAGCAACATCCTCCTTGATAAAGATCTTACACCCAAAATTTCAGATTTTGGTCTTGCAAAGCTTATTCCAGCAAACATGACTCATGTTAGCACCCGAGTAGCAGGAACAAT AGGTTATTTGGCACCCGAGTATGCAATAGGGGGGAAGCTAACAAGGAAAGCAGATGTTTACAGTTTTGGTGTCCTCCTTGTGGAGATAGTCAGTGGAAGATGCAACACGAACACGCGATTACCATTAGAAGAACAATTTCTTCTAGAGAGG ACTTGGGAACTTTATGAGAGAAAGGAATTGGTGGGACTGGTAGATACATCACTGGACGGGGAATTCGATGCCGAGCAGGCTTGTAAGTTTATGAAAATTGGCCTTCTTTGCACTCAGGAATCGCCAAAGCTCCGGCCATCCATGTCTTCTGTGGTGAAGATGCTCACAGGAAAAATAGATGTTGATGACAGTAAGATAACAAAACCTGCCTTAATTTCTGATTTCATGGACCTCAAAGTTAGAAGGAACGAAGAAAGTAGTAGTTATGTGAAGAATTCATCTACCTACAATACATACTCTTCTTCAGACAACCATGACACTACCATGTCTTCTGCCACAACTACAACTTTTGCTGCAGTATATGATGAAAGCATGTGA